The Dermacentor albipictus isolate Rhodes 1998 colony chromosome 2, USDA_Dalb.pri_finalv2, whole genome shotgun sequence genome has a segment encoding these proteins:
- the LOC139055440 gene encoding uncharacterized protein, with protein sequence MVDAFWKWVEVLLVTTSSAGTTIAVLPQVFAAQGLLDIIGSDNGPAFASTEYLAWMTRNGIRRIPFCVKPSSLRQKVQPNRWCKPSRTSSKRASLGFSGRRLSGYCFYTGPRLTMSLAVPPLKQKLAADQGCRPGPLPESGAPVFTKNFCPDPPWSAGQVVSPGSASSLLVRMPDGATWHRHTGHVRPRLGTGPAYSTATSELQPTGG encoded by the exons ATGGTAGACGCCTTTtggaagtgggtggaggttctgcTTGTGACCACTTCATCAGCAGGCACGACCATTGCAGTGCTACCTCAGGTGttcgccgcccaggggttgcTGGACATCATCgggtccgacaatggtcctgctttcgctagcacagagtacctggcctggatGACGAGGAACGGAATCCGTCGGATTCCGTTCTGCGTCAAGCCATCAAGCCTGCGTCAAAAGGTGCAGCCCAAcaggtggtgcaaaccatcaaggacaagctcaaaaAGAGCCAGCCTGGGGTTCTCCGGACGCAGATTGTCCGGATACTGTTTCTACACCGGACCACGcctcacgatgtcactggccgtgccccct ctgaagcagaagctggctgctgaccaaggatgccgtcccgggcctttgcccgagtcgggagctccagttttcacCAAGAACTTCTGTCCAGACCCACCCTGGtccgccggacaggtggtgtctcctggcAGCGCTTCATCGCTGCTCGTacgcatgccagacggggccacgtggcacagacacaccggccatgttaggcctcgcctcgggaccgGCCCAGCATACTCGACTGCCACTTCCGAGCTCCAGCCCACAGGAGGATAG